One window from the genome of Paenibacillus azoreducens encodes:
- the plsX gene encoding phosphate acyltransferase PlsX, translating into MRIAIDAMGGDNAPECNVEGALAAAAEWRDTQIILVGDESKLRPLLQKNGGAVPSNISVHHAGDVIEPEDEPVKAVRRKKDASMVVAGRMLKDNEVDAMISAGNTGAMMTTGLLVVGRMKGIERPALAPMIPTLDGAGVLALDLGANMDAKPEHLAQYALMGSLYRQKVMGIERPRVGLLNVGTEPGKGNELTKHAFPLLEQMPIHFVGNVEARDIMYGTCDVLVCDGFAGNILLKAIEGTAGAMFKLLKEQFSQNLRSKLGAAMLMPQLRGLKDKLDYKEHGGAPLLGLSGLIVKSHGSADGNAIKNSVRQARIALQNQLVESISNEISGRE; encoded by the coding sequence ATGCGGATCGCCATCGACGCCATGGGCGGCGACAACGCTCCTGAATGCAATGTCGAAGGTGCTCTGGCTGCAGCCGCCGAATGGCGGGATACGCAAATCATATTGGTTGGGGATGAATCCAAGCTTCGACCGCTTTTGCAAAAAAACGGCGGTGCGGTTCCTTCCAATATAAGCGTCCATCATGCGGGAGATGTCATTGAACCGGAGGATGAGCCTGTGAAGGCGGTGCGGCGCAAAAAAGACGCTTCCATGGTGGTGGCCGGACGCATGCTGAAAGACAACGAGGTCGATGCCATGATTTCGGCCGGCAATACCGGCGCTATGATGACGACGGGACTTCTGGTTGTCGGGCGGATGAAAGGCATTGAACGGCCGGCTCTTGCCCCGATGATCCCGACGCTTGACGGCGCCGGCGTGCTGGCGCTTGATCTGGGCGCCAACATGGATGCAAAACCTGAACATCTTGCGCAATACGCGCTGATGGGCAGCCTCTACCGGCAAAAGGTGATGGGAATAGAGCGGCCGCGCGTAGGCCTGCTGAATGTCGGCACCGAACCCGGCAAAGGGAATGAGCTCACGAAGCATGCTTTCCCGCTGCTCGAGCAAATGCCCATCCATTTCGTAGGCAATGTGGAAGCGCGCGATATCATGTACGGAACCTGCGATGTGCTGGTTTGCGACGGTTTTGCCGGCAACATTCTGCTTAAGGCTATCGAAGGTACGGCCGGAGCGATGTTCAAACTGCTGAAGGAGCAGTTCAGCCAGAACCTCAGAAGCAAGCTGGGGGCGGCAATGTTGATGCCTCAGCTTCGCGGTCTCAAGGACAAACTGGATTACAAGGAGCATGGCGGCGCGCCTTTGCTTGGCCTCAGCGGCCTGATCGTCAAGAGCCATGGCTCGGCGGATGGAAATGCGATTAAGAATTCTGTGCGCCAAGCGAGGATTGCCCTTCAGAATCAATTGGTTGAAAGCATTTCAAATGAAATTAGCGGAAGAGAGTGA
- a CDS encoding YceD family protein, with protein sequence MHFQFRKMAAGSEPLQLRQQVDVSRLVQGLGDIKVPQPLLAELKATYVGQDTVDVQGKLSIELDMACSRCLKPVHQHLNIPFHEQFKLVKASEEIQDEDDDIIYVNEEDVDLVPYVEESFVLHIPLTAVCKEDCKGLCPNCGTDLNEGNCSCDTEVVDPRLAALKDFFK encoded by the coding sequence ATGCACTTTCAATTTAGAAAAATGGCAGCCGGCAGCGAGCCGCTGCAGCTCCGTCAGCAAGTGGATGTAAGCCGTTTGGTTCAAGGGCTTGGCGATATCAAGGTTCCTCAGCCGCTTCTGGCGGAACTGAAGGCGACTTATGTGGGCCAGGATACGGTAGATGTTCAAGGAAAGCTTTCCATAGAGCTGGATATGGCATGCTCCCGTTGCTTGAAACCTGTGCATCAGCACCTAAACATTCCATTTCATGAGCAGTTCAAGCTTGTGAAGGCTTCTGAAGAAATTCAGGATGAGGATGACGACATCATTTACGTGAATGAAGAGGATGTGGATCTTGTTCCGTATGTGGAGGAATCATTCGTTCTTCATATTCCGCTTACCGCCGTATGCAAGGAAGATTGCAAGGGGCTCTGCCCGAACTGCGGTACGGACTTGAATGAAGGAAACTGCAGCTGCGATACGGAAGTGGTTGATCCACGACTTGCGGCGCTGAAAGATTTTTTCAAATGA
- a CDS encoding GNAT family N-acetyltransferase → MSNYTIRPLRNEDYPAVASLLNLILSEPITAKQLQDEENSIPPGQLHYNDDGQLMGWDRPKWVAENEQREVIGYAIAWRAPWTEPGHLNLTLVVHPDERGRGAGRALSNEVRLWAQKVKASRLVCFMKDNDETSLEFAQRRGYQQERHIFESVLNLSAFTNEELFQSIRAAEQSGIRFITLADEPGEENERKLHELYRVTHLDIPGFNEDFPWFEEWRKWNIDIPGVRPEYIHIAKDGESYVGVVTLQQNEQTQAMYHQYTGVLPEYRRQRLGLALKMLAIRTARTSNVTYLRTHNDSMNVPMLRINRDLLGFKAAPGNFKMVCKLL, encoded by the coding sequence TTGTCTAACTATACGATTCGCCCGTTGCGCAATGAAGATTACCCGGCAGTCGCTTCGCTGCTCAATCTGATCTTGTCGGAACCAATAACAGCCAAACAGCTCCAGGATGAAGAAAATAGTATCCCGCCGGGCCAACTGCATTATAACGATGACGGTCAACTGATGGGCTGGGATCGACCGAAGTGGGTGGCGGAGAATGAACAAAGAGAGGTCATTGGATATGCGATTGCTTGGCGTGCCCCTTGGACTGAACCGGGCCATTTGAATCTCACCCTAGTTGTTCATCCGGATGAACGCGGCCGTGGAGCCGGCAGAGCCTTGTCTAATGAAGTTCGCTTATGGGCTCAGAAGGTCAAGGCTTCTCGCTTGGTCTGTTTTATGAAGGATAACGATGAAACCTCGCTGGAGTTTGCGCAGCGGCGGGGTTACCAGCAGGAACGGCACATCTTTGAATCCGTGCTGAATCTTTCTGCTTTTACAAACGAGGAATTGTTCCAGAGCATCCGTGCAGCCGAGCAGTCGGGTATTCGGTTCATTACACTGGCGGATGAGCCGGGTGAGGAAAACGAACGGAAGCTCCATGAGCTGTATCGGGTAACCCATCTGGATATCCCGGGATTCAACGAGGATTTCCCTTGGTTCGAAGAGTGGCGAAAATGGAATATTGACATTCCGGGTGTGAGGCCGGAGTACATACATATCGCTAAAGACGGCGAAAGTTACGTCGGTGTCGTCACCCTGCAGCAGAACGAGCAGACCCAGGCGATGTACCATCAATATACCGGCGTCCTGCCGGAATACCGGCGTCAACGGCTCGGTCTAGCGTTAAAAATGCTGGCCATTCGGACCGCGCGTACCTCCAATGTAACTTATCTGAGAACGCATAACGATTCAATGAACGTTCCCATGCTCCGCATCAACCGAGATTTGTTGGGCTTTAAGGCCGCTCCCGGGAATTTCAAAATGGTTTGCAAACTACTCTAA
- the rsmD gene encoding 16S rRNA (guanine(966)-N(2))-methyltransferase RsmD: MRVVSGSAKGRPLKAVPGMGTRPTTDKVKEAIFSMIGPFFDGGNALDLFAGTGGLAIEALSRGMDKAFFIDKDPKSIETVRANLKATKLEGQAEVYRNEAERALKALEKRGVSFGVVFLDPPYRMKNGDKLMEMMHEKNMLEDDATIVLEHESGHDYPDAFGPFSCVRHAVYGETTVSIYKYNKTEAALSEDKAAGEGEHDDNE, translated from the coding sequence ATGAGAGTAGTATCGGGCAGCGCCAAAGGAAGGCCGCTTAAAGCGGTTCCGGGTATGGGCACCAGGCCGACGACAGATAAAGTGAAGGAAGCGATCTTCAGCATGATCGGCCCGTTTTTTGACGGGGGAAACGCCCTTGATTTGTTTGCCGGCACAGGCGGTCTGGCGATTGAAGCATTAAGCAGAGGCATGGACAAGGCATTTTTTATCGATAAGGATCCGAAAAGCATTGAAACCGTCCGTGCGAATCTGAAGGCAACCAAGCTCGAAGGTCAGGCGGAAGTTTACCGCAATGAAGCGGAGCGTGCCTTAAAGGCGCTGGAGAAACGCGGCGTATCTTTTGGCGTGGTCTTCCTCGATCCGCCGTACCGCATGAAAAACGGGGACAAGCTGATGGAAATGATGCATGAAAAAAACATGCTGGAAGATGATGCGACCATCGTTCTTGAGCATGAATCAGGACATGACTATCCGGACGCTTTTGGTCCGTTTTCTTGCGTTCGCCATGCCGTTTACGGAGAGACGACGGTGTCTATCTACAAATATAATAAAACGGAAGCGGCCTTGTCCGAAGACAAAGCCGCGGGGGAAGGGGAACATGATGACAACGAATAA
- a CDS encoding nucleotidyltransferase: MSAVGLIVEYNPLHNGHVHHFAKAKEISGAEHTVAILSGPFLQRGEPGIVSKFARAEMALAMGADLVIELPVAYAVQPAEWFAFGAAALLDATGVVDSLCFGTESGTLDLLLPLSRILADESAELQKRIGFHLNEGMNYPAAYSRAAAAAAGFAGMEQEILDVLQQPNHTLGLHYLIALKRLGSRVRPLTIPRIHAGYHDEMPAHAKIASATAVRKLLLEQDLSAAAPYLPEFTLGIIDREFREGRGPITWGSFRGPLLNLLLTSSPRDLAAFHEVTEGLEYRLRRVLPGLGKPEVAELLQALKTKRYTHTKLQRMLTHILLRHTKEEMSAPALAAGPGYLRVLGFSSGGRELLKKMKKTASLPVIVKPSSFEHPQLELDLQASAAYANAFPNPETRHMFRDYLEAPIRFSR; this comes from the coding sequence ATGTCTGCCGTCGGATTGATCGTCGAATATAACCCTTTACATAACGGCCATGTCCATCACTTTGCCAAAGCCAAAGAAATTTCGGGAGCAGAGCATACCGTAGCGATCCTAAGCGGTCCCTTTCTTCAGCGGGGCGAACCCGGAATCGTGAGCAAATTCGCCAGGGCCGAAATGGCTCTGGCCATGGGAGCGGACCTGGTCATCGAGCTGCCTGTCGCTTACGCCGTCCAGCCTGCGGAGTGGTTCGCCTTCGGCGCCGCCGCCCTTCTGGATGCTACCGGCGTGGTGGACAGCCTTTGCTTCGGAACGGAAAGCGGTACGCTGGACCTGCTGCTTCCCCTCTCCCGAATCCTTGCGGATGAAAGTGCGGAGCTGCAGAAGAGAATCGGTTTTCACCTGAACGAAGGCATGAATTACCCTGCAGCGTACAGCAGAGCGGCCGCTGCCGCGGCTGGATTTGCAGGCATGGAACAAGAAATACTGGACGTGCTGCAGCAGCCCAACCATACCCTCGGCCTTCATTACCTGATCGCCCTGAAACGGCTCGGCAGCAGGGTCCGCCCTCTTACCATTCCCCGAATCCATGCCGGGTATCATGACGAAATGCCAGCCCACGCCAAAATCGCCAGCGCAACGGCGGTCCGCAAGCTGCTGCTCGAGCAGGATTTAAGCGCGGCCGCGCCGTATTTGCCGGAATTCACCCTGGGCATTATCGACCGCGAATTTCGGGAAGGACGAGGGCCTATTACCTGGGGCTCCTTCCGCGGGCCGCTGCTGAATCTGCTTCTTACCAGCTCCCCGCGGGATCTGGCAGCCTTCCACGAAGTAACCGAAGGGCTCGAATACCGTCTGCGGCGCGTCCTGCCTGGTTTAGGAAAACCGGAGGTGGCTGAGCTGCTGCAGGCGCTCAAAACCAAACGCTACACGCATACGAAACTGCAGCGGATGCTAACCCATATTTTGCTGCGGCATACAAAGGAGGAGATGTCGGCGCCAGCCCTTGCCGCAGGCCCGGGATATCTGCGCGTGCTCGGATTCAGCAGCGGCGGCCGGGAGCTGTTGAAGAAGATGAAAAAAACGGCTTCCTTGCCGGTTATCGTTAAGCCGTCTTCGTTCGAGCACCCTCAGCTGGAACTCGATCTTCAAGCGTCTGCCGCATATGCCAATGCTTTCCCGAATCCGGAAACACGTCATATGTTCAGGGATTACCTGGAAGCCCCCATCCGCTTTTCGCGTTAA
- a CDS encoding nucleoside recognition domain-containing protein, whose amino-acid sequence MKKKAPLRFTPAAATLFMGAGALSLVAAVVSSPAPAFQASLQGLRLWWQIVFPALLPFLVLSEMLIAYGWIHALGTWLEPLMNRLFKLPGIGGWVLAMGMTTGFPGGAQAARQLNEQGALSAEEASKLAALSHFCNPMLILIVIATGLMHDPATGYILLAVHWITGLSAFLLLGEAKSASKGGSGRNLPVKKPLNQEKGSFVYRSLQSAKRAHAMDGRSFGRLLGDSVTNAVQTLMMVGGYIIIFAVVIQIVSRIVSGFFPSYWLSGLFEIHLGAKDAAAAGFASDRMQWSVISALLGFSGISAILQSMSALKKANIRRLRFVLIRLLHGALAFAATWIIWPLCYLLPENTSQVFSSRGDLPADASGWFSLWQAVPQLLRWQGAVLAAMLVCSLLLMLLQIRRKHSR is encoded by the coding sequence ATGAAAAAAAAAGCCCCTCTCCGCTTCACGCCTGCTGCCGCTACGCTATTCATGGGTGCGGGCGCGCTTTCGCTGGTGGCTGCAGTCGTCAGTTCCCCCGCTCCGGCCTTTCAGGCTTCCCTGCAGGGGCTGCGGCTGTGGTGGCAGATTGTATTTCCTGCGCTGCTGCCTTTTCTTGTCCTATCTGAAATGCTGATCGCTTACGGTTGGATACATGCTCTCGGAACATGGCTTGAACCGCTCATGAACCGGCTGTTCAAGCTGCCCGGAATCGGCGGCTGGGTGCTGGCGATGGGAATGACAACCGGCTTTCCCGGCGGCGCCCAAGCAGCCCGCCAATTGAACGAGCAAGGGGCTTTGAGTGCAGAGGAAGCCAGCAAGCTGGCCGCCCTCTCCCATTTTTGCAATCCGATGCTGATCCTGATCGTGATCGCAACCGGACTAATGCATGATCCGGCGACGGGATACATCCTGCTTGCCGTGCATTGGATTACCGGATTATCCGCTTTTCTGCTGCTCGGAGAGGCCAAGTCAGCATCCAAAGGCGGCTCCGGGCGTAATCTCCCGGTTAAGAAACCCTTAAACCAGGAGAAAGGTTCCTTTGTCTACCGTTCCCTGCAGTCCGCCAAACGCGCCCATGCCATGGACGGCCGCAGCTTTGGCAGATTGCTCGGGGATTCGGTTACAAATGCCGTACAAACCTTGATGATGGTTGGCGGATATATCATCATATTCGCGGTCGTCATTCAAATCGTAAGCCGGATTGTGTCCGGTTTCTTTCCCTCATATTGGCTGTCGGGACTGTTCGAAATCCATCTCGGAGCCAAGGATGCAGCTGCCGCAGGATTCGCTTCGGACAGAATGCAGTGGTCCGTCATTTCGGCACTGCTCGGTTTCAGCGGAATCAGCGCCATACTGCAATCGATGTCGGCTTTAAAAAAAGCGAACATCCGCCGGCTCCGCTTCGTCCTCATCCGACTTCTCCACGGAGCTCTCGCCTTCGCGGCGACCTGGATCATATGGCCGTTATGTTATCTTCTTCCAGAAAATACAAGCCAGGTTTTCAGCAGCCGTGGAGATCTGCCGGCCGATGCAAGCGGCTGGTTCAGCTTATGGCAGGCCGTACCGCAGCTGCTGCGTTGGCAGGGAGCGGTACTGGCCGCCATGCTCGTCTGCTCCCTGCTGCTTATGCTGCTGCAGATTCGGCGCAAGCATTCACGTTAA
- the fapR gene encoding transcription factor FapR codes for MPKKQRHQQLLKIIEENPFVTDRELTRELKVSIQTIRLDRMELGIPELRERMKQMAEHSYDQVRSLPLDEVVGEVVDLQLDKSGISIFEIREEHVFSRTHIARGHYVFAQANSLAVALINDEIALTASADIRFLRQVHLAEKCIAKAYVRSMSGHKGKAKVEVFTYVGEEMVFQGNFVIYRSTGEEHIEGGM; via the coding sequence TTGCCCAAGAAACAGCGACATCAGCAGCTTTTAAAAATTATTGAAGAAAATCCGTTTGTGACGGACCGCGAGTTGACCCGGGAACTGAAAGTCAGCATTCAGACGATCCGCCTTGACCGCATGGAACTTGGCATACCGGAACTGAGGGAACGGATGAAGCAAATGGCCGAGCATTCGTACGATCAGGTGCGTTCGCTCCCGCTCGACGAGGTTGTCGGCGAGGTCGTGGATCTGCAGTTGGACAAGAGCGGCATCTCCATTTTTGAAATCAGGGAAGAACATGTATTTTCGCGTACGCATATCGCACGGGGGCATTATGTCTTTGCCCAAGCCAACTCGCTTGCGGTTGCCCTAATCAATGACGAAATCGCGCTGACGGCTTCGGCGGATATCCGCTTTTTGCGCCAGGTCCATCTGGCTGAAAAATGCATTGCCAAAGCATATGTCAGATCGATGAGCGGACATAAAGGAAAAGCGAAGGTAGAGGTTTTTACCTACGTGGGCGAGGAAATGGTTTTTCAAGGCAATTTCGTCATTTACCGGTCAACAGGGGAAGAACATATTGAAGGGGGAATGTAG
- the rpmF gene encoding 50S ribosomal protein L32 → MAVPQRRTSKTRRDKRRTHFKLAVPGMVKCEQCGELKLAHHVCKVCGTYKSREIISQ, encoded by the coding sequence ATGGCAGTACCTCAACGGAGAACGTCCAAAACACGTCGCGACAAACGTCGTACTCACTTTAAACTGGCAGTGCCAGGTATGGTGAAATGTGAACAATGCGGAGAATTGAAGCTTGCTCACCACGTATGCAAAGTGTGCGGAACGTATAAATCGAGAGAAATCATTTCGCAATAA
- a CDS encoding SepM family pheromone-processing serine protease, giving the protein MQTMKNRGAARLILYIFMVALLVYVTVYMPTPYIIYQPGSADEVKPMLSVEKGDREEKGTFMMTTVSASYANLVMLVVSAFNPNAEIDQKQARLGNKSEDEYAAEQVYLMSDSQSSAVEAAYHEAHVPYSIVPEYLFIFSAPKGDEARKNFKPGDRLSEVDGHPMKNNESLSSFLKTKKVGDQVTVKLVRDGTEIEEKVNLIEIKDKDTNKTRPGLGVTIATMQKVEPKDPGLQVKFQNTRVGGPSAGLMFTMEIYNQLTPGDLTKGYQVAGTGTIDKEGNVGPIGGVQHKIVAADRKHAEIFFVPKDNYADAKAKADKIHAQMKLIPVNTLEDAINYMNGLQPKS; this is encoded by the coding sequence ATGCAGACAATGAAAAACCGGGGAGCCGCCCGCCTGATTCTCTATATTTTCATGGTAGCCCTGTTGGTATATGTCACGGTTTATATGCCGACGCCTTACATCATTTACCAGCCGGGAAGCGCGGATGAGGTAAAACCGATGCTTTCGGTGGAAAAAGGGGATCGTGAGGAAAAAGGGACTTTTATGATGACAACAGTATCCGCGAGTTATGCGAACCTTGTCATGCTCGTCGTTTCGGCCTTTAATCCGAATGCGGAGATCGATCAGAAGCAGGCGAGACTCGGAAACAAAAGCGAAGATGAATATGCGGCAGAGCAGGTATACCTGATGAGCGATTCCCAGTCCTCGGCGGTCGAAGCCGCATATCATGAAGCGCATGTACCATACAGCATCGTACCCGAGTATTTATTTATTTTTTCTGCGCCGAAGGGCGATGAGGCCCGGAAAAACTTCAAGCCCGGCGACCGTCTTTCCGAAGTGGATGGACATCCAATGAAAAATAACGAAAGCCTGAGCAGTTTTCTGAAAACGAAAAAGGTGGGAGATCAGGTGACCGTGAAGCTGGTCAGAGACGGCACGGAGATTGAAGAGAAGGTAAACCTGATCGAAATCAAGGACAAGGATACGAATAAGACGCGCCCGGGGCTTGGCGTGACGATTGCGACGATGCAAAAAGTGGAGCCGAAGGATCCGGGATTGCAGGTGAAGTTCCAAAATACCCGCGTCGGAGGTCCATCGGCGGGACTTATGTTTACAATGGAAATCTATAATCAATTGACTCCAGGGGATTTGACAAAAGGTTATCAGGTTGCGGGCACGGGAACGATCGATAAGGAAGGGAATGTGGGTCCGATCGGCGGAGTTCAGCATAAAATCGTAGCCGCCGACCGGAAGCATGCGGAGATCTTTTTTGTTCCGAAGGATAACTATGCGGATGCCAAAGCCAAAGCGGACAAAATACATGCGCAAATGAAGCTCATACCCGTAAATACGCTGGAGGACGCCATCAACTACATGAATGGCCTGCAGCCCAAATCTTAA
- a CDS encoding beta-ketoacyl-ACP synthase III produces the protein MSKLRPVGIIGTGKYVPEKILTNADLEKMVETNDEWIVSRTGIRERHIAAPDQATSDLCYEAALKALASAGMTADQLDLIIVATVTPDTFFPSTACILQDKLGAKQAAAFDLSAACSGFVYGLATARNFISTGMYNNALVIGADCLSRITDYTDRNTCVLFGDGAGAAILGEVPEGRGFLSFDLGAEGAGGSLLKLEAGGSRMPSSSETIEGKKHYIYMNGREVFKFAVRVMNTATEDVLKKAGKTKGEIDLFVPHQANIRIIQSAMERLDLSSDKCVINVDKYANTSAASIPLALAEAAEQGRMKEGDCVLMVGFGGGLTWGASVLIW, from the coding sequence ATGAGTAAATTGCGGCCAGTAGGGATCATCGGTACAGGGAAATATGTGCCGGAGAAGATTTTGACCAATGCCGATCTTGAGAAAATGGTGGAGACCAACGATGAATGGATCGTATCCCGGACCGGGATACGCGAGCGCCATATCGCTGCGCCGGACCAGGCGACATCCGATCTGTGTTACGAAGCGGCGCTGAAGGCGCTGGCGTCTGCGGGCATGACGGCCGATCAGCTTGACCTCATTATCGTTGCCACCGTGACGCCGGATACGTTTTTTCCATCGACAGCTTGCATTTTGCAGGATAAGTTGGGCGCGAAACAAGCGGCTGCATTCGACTTGTCCGCAGCCTGTTCCGGTTTTGTCTACGGGCTGGCGACCGCGCGCAACTTTATCAGCACGGGCATGTACAATAATGCGCTGGTCATCGGCGCAGACTGCCTATCCCGAATCACGGATTACACGGACCGCAATACATGCGTGCTGTTTGGCGACGGGGCTGGCGCTGCCATTCTCGGCGAAGTGCCTGAAGGCCGTGGATTCCTATCCTTCGACCTGGGAGCGGAAGGCGCCGGGGGCAGCCTGCTGAAGCTGGAAGCGGGCGGTTCGCGTATGCCGTCATCCTCGGAAACCATTGAAGGGAAGAAACATTACATTTATATGAACGGCCGCGAGGTGTTCAAATTCGCGGTACGCGTCATGAACACCGCCACGGAGGATGTCTTGAAGAAAGCGGGCAAAACCAAAGGGGAGATCGATCTGTTCGTGCCTCATCAGGCCAATATCCGGATCATTCAGTCCGCGATGGAGCGGCTTGACCTTTCTTCCGACAAATGCGTCATTAATGTTGACAAATACGCAAATACATCGGCGGCTTCGATCCCGCTGGCTCTGGCGGAAGCCGCTGAACAAGGACGGATGAAGGAAGGGGACTGCGTGCTGATGGTTGGTTTTGGCGGCGGTTTGACCTGGGGAGCATCCGTATTGATCTGGTAA
- the coaD gene encoding pantetheine-phosphate adenylyltransferase produces the protein MTTNKRVAVYPGSFDPVTMGHLDIIQRAARQFDVLIVAVLINRSKQPLFTIEERMELIRQVTSHLPNVEVDSFQDLTANYVRIRNAQAIVRGVRSVTDFEYELQIASTNHKLNPDAETVFMMTNPKYSYLSSSIVKEIAAYEGDVKDLVPPEVEKAIRLKYKG, from the coding sequence ATGACAACGAATAAGCGCGTGGCTGTTTATCCAGGGAGCTTTGATCCGGTTACGATGGGGCATTTGGACATCATCCAGCGTGCGGCCAGGCAGTTTGATGTTTTAATCGTGGCCGTGCTGATCAACCGGAGCAAGCAGCCGCTATTTACGATTGAAGAGCGGATGGAATTGATCCGTCAGGTGACTTCCCATCTTCCGAATGTGGAAGTGGACAGCTTCCAGGATTTAACCGCGAATTATGTACGGATCCGGAATGCGCAGGCGATCGTACGCGGGGTGCGTTCCGTGACGGATTTTGAATATGAACTGCAAATCGCATCCACCAACCACAAGCTGAATCCGGATGCCGAAACGGTCTTTATGATGACAAATCCTAAGTATTCTTATTTAAGTTCGAGTATCGTCAAGGAAATTGCCGCTTATGAGGGGGATGTAAAAGATCTGGTCCCGCCCGAAGTGGAAAAAGCGATCCGTTTGAAATATAAAGGTTAA